The following proteins are co-located in the Dietzia timorensis genome:
- a CDS encoding segregation/condensation protein A, with protein sequence MGVEAGSAPQEGSEDGHVGNAESVAADDGAFSVHLRNFTGPFDLLLQLIDSKRLDVTEVALHEVTDEFVAYTRDLGAEAGLEQVTEFLVVAATLLDLKAARLIPHGEVEDPEDLALLQARDLLFARLLQFRAFARVADMFTELERAAMLGYPRAVGPEERFIGLLPEVEIGLTPEGFAELAAVAMRPRPVDEVGIGHIHAPAVSVPEQAGKMLAMFRLRGKNEPFGFAELVADCGESLEIVARFLGLLELYRARAVALFQDDPDDDLIVTWTGEDAEDVIKGSDEWN encoded by the coding sequence ATCGGCGTCGAAGCGGGCTCCGCGCCGCAAGAAGGCTCAGAGGACGGGCACGTCGGGAATGCCGAGTCCGTCGCCGCGGATGACGGCGCCTTCAGCGTCCACCTAAGAAATTTCACCGGCCCCTTCGATCTGCTCCTCCAACTAATTGACTCCAAGCGCCTCGACGTGACAGAGGTCGCGTTGCACGAGGTCACCGACGAATTCGTGGCTTATACCCGCGACCTCGGGGCGGAAGCAGGCCTCGAGCAGGTCACGGAATTCCTCGTCGTCGCGGCGACGTTGCTGGATCTCAAGGCCGCGCGGTTGATCCCGCACGGGGAGGTCGAGGACCCGGAAGACCTTGCCTTGTTGCAGGCGCGCGACCTGCTGTTCGCTCGGTTGCTGCAGTTTCGTGCGTTCGCGCGCGTGGCGGACATGTTCACCGAGCTCGAACGCGCGGCCATGCTCGGCTACCCGCGCGCAGTCGGACCGGAGGAAAGGTTTATCGGGTTGCTCCCGGAGGTCGAGATCGGGCTCACCCCGGAAGGATTCGCCGAGCTTGCGGCGGTGGCCATGAGACCTCGCCCTGTCGACGAGGTGGGGATCGGACACATCCACGCGCCTGCGGTATCGGTTCCTGAGCAGGCGGGGAAGATGCTGGCGATGTTCCGGTTGCGCGGGAAGAACGAGCCGTTCGGTTTCGCCGAGCTCGTCGCCGACTGCGGGGAATCGCTCGAGATCGTCGCGAGGTTCCTCGGATTGCTCGAACTGTACCGCGCCAGGGCGGTGGCCCTGTTTCAGGACGATCCTGACGACGATCTCATCGTGACCTGGACCGGTGAAGATGCAGAAGACGTGATCAAAGGGAGCGACGAATGGAACTGA
- the scpB gene encoding SMC-Scp complex subunit ScpB, with product MELNDEPDDIEEQRPDLRAVLEALLLVVDIPATESQLAQAANVAAPEVSEVLREWQSELDDAGSGMDLRSTAEGWRLYTRREFAPYVERLLLDGTRSKLSRAALETLAVIAYRQPVTRARVSAVRGVNVDGVVRTLAARGLIVEAGNDPDTGGLLYRTTELFLDRMGLSGIEELPDIAPLLPDIDVVDEMSDDPDEDPRSPLSRKQRGTVDSEDA from the coding sequence ATGGAACTGAACGACGAACCGGACGACATCGAGGAGCAGCGTCCGGACCTTCGCGCGGTACTCGAGGCGCTGTTGCTCGTCGTCGACATCCCGGCCACCGAATCGCAACTCGCACAGGCGGCGAACGTCGCGGCCCCCGAGGTCTCGGAGGTACTGCGGGAGTGGCAGAGCGAGCTCGACGACGCCGGCTCCGGAATGGATCTACGCTCGACGGCCGAGGGATGGAGGCTGTACACCCGCCGCGAATTCGCTCCGTACGTCGAGCGGCTGCTCCTCGATGGCACGCGTTCGAAGCTATCGCGCGCCGCGTTGGAAACACTCGCGGTGATCGCCTACCGCCAACCCGTCACGCGGGCGCGGGTGTCCGCCGTCCGTGGGGTCAACGTTGACGGCGTCGTGCGCACACTCGCGGCCAGAGGGCTTATCGTGGAGGCAGGCAACGACCCCGACACCGGTGGGCTCCTCTACCGCACCACCGAATTGTTTCTTGATCGAATGGGCCTGTCGGGCATCGAAGAGCTTCCCGACATCGCCCCACTGCTCCCGGATATCGATGTCGTCGACGAAATGTCGGACGATCCGGACGAAGACCCACGCTCTCCGCTTTCTCGTAAGCAGCGCGGCACCGTAGACTCGGAAGATGCGTAA
- a CDS encoding pseudouridine synthase, which translates to MTDPASRDGTPEDSPQEQKQAPSREPVRLQKVLAQAGVASRRASEELIAQGRVEVDGKIITEQGVRVDPLSSVIRVDGTRIVLDDTLVYLALNKPKGMHSTMSDEFGRPCIGDLVASRVDSGQRLFHVGRLDAETEGLILVTNDGELAHRLMHPSYEIHKTYIAHVNGVVSKGLGKKLRAGVELDDGPASVDSFSVLDIHDGHSLVKVVIHEGRKHIVRRLLAEVGHPVEALVRTKLGGVHLGDQRPRSLRKLNRNEISDLYTAVDL; encoded by the coding sequence ATGACAGATCCCGCTAGCCGAGACGGCACACCGGAAGATTCACCACAGGAGCAGAAGCAGGCTCCTTCGCGTGAGCCCGTCCGTCTCCAGAAAGTACTCGCACAGGCCGGAGTCGCCTCCCGTCGTGCTTCCGAAGAGCTCATCGCGCAGGGGCGTGTGGAGGTCGACGGCAAGATCATCACCGAGCAGGGCGTACGGGTCGACCCGCTTTCCTCGGTGATCCGGGTCGACGGCACACGCATCGTGCTCGACGACACGCTCGTATACCTCGCGCTGAACAAGCCCAAAGGCATGCACTCGACGATGAGCGACGAGTTCGGTCGTCCCTGCATCGGCGATCTGGTTGCCTCCCGAGTCGATTCGGGCCAGCGGCTGTTCCACGTCGGGCGCCTCGACGCCGAGACCGAGGGGCTCATCCTCGTAACCAATGACGGCGAGCTGGCGCATCGACTCATGCACCCCTCGTACGAGATCCACAAGACCTACATCGCACACGTCAACGGCGTCGTGAGCAAGGGGTTGGGAAAGAAGCTGCGCGCAGGCGTCGAACTCGACGACGGCCCTGCATCGGTGGACTCGTTCTCCGTGCTCGACATTCACGACGGCCACTCGCTGGTCAAGGTTGTGATCCACGAGGGCCGGAAACACATCGTCCGCCGACTCCTTGCGGAGGTTGGGCACCCGGTGGAGGCGCTCGTCCGCACGAAGCTCGGTGGTGTCCATCTCGGCGACCAACGCCCGCGCAGCCTGCGCAAGCTCAATCGCAACGAAATCTCCGATCTGTACACGGCGGTGGACCTCTGA